One stretch of Roseovarius mucosus DNA includes these proteins:
- the guaD gene encoding guanine deaminase, producing MSSLTLITGQVLAFDRSPFDGDPAGASTLHEALLIENGRIAAVGTAQELRAQAPQATVTNMGSRLISAGFVDAHVHYPQTAIIASWGKRLIDWLNTYTFPEEMRFADPAYAADIAGRYFDLMLAHGTTTCASYATIHPASVTAFFEAAQARGLRAVAGKTCMDRNAPEGLRDTAQSAYDNSKALLERWQGVDRLSYAITPRFSPTSTPDQLAALGALWSEYPECLMQTHLSEQVDEVAWVKSLYPEARDYLDTYESHGLLGARGLYGHAIHLETRERDRLREMGAALIHCPTSNTFIGSGCFNLAARVAEGQRVGLATDTGGGSSFSMLRTMAAAYEIGQLTGTALHPAQLLWLATAGSAKALHMGAHIGTIAPGMEADLVALDLASTPAIAQRSAQANDIWEALFPTIMMGDDRAIAGVWVAGKAVRI from the coding sequence ATGTCGTCACTCACCCTGATCACCGGCCAAGTTCTCGCCTTCGATCGTTCACCGTTCGACGGCGACCCCGCCGGGGCCTCGACCCTGCATGAGGCGCTCTTGATCGAAAATGGCCGGATCGCTGCCGTCGGCACCGCGCAGGAGCTACGCGCGCAGGCCCCACAGGCCACCGTGACCAACATGGGCAGCCGCCTCATCAGCGCCGGGTTTGTCGATGCGCATGTGCATTACCCCCAGACCGCGATCATCGCCAGTTGGGGCAAACGCCTGATCGACTGGCTCAACACCTATACCTTTCCCGAAGAAATGCGCTTTGCCGATCCCGCATATGCAGCCGACATCGCGGGCCGCTATTTCGACCTCATGCTCGCCCATGGCACCACCACCTGTGCCAGCTACGCCACCATCCATCCCGCCAGCGTGACCGCGTTTTTCGAGGCGGCGCAGGCGCGTGGCCTGCGCGCCGTGGCGGGCAAGACCTGTATGGATCGCAACGCGCCCGAGGGGCTGCGCGACACCGCGCAATCGGCCTATGACAACAGCAAAGCACTGCTGGAACGCTGGCAAGGCGTGGACCGGCTCTCTTACGCCATCACGCCCCGGTTCTCGCCCACTTCAACGCCGGATCAGCTTGCGGCCTTGGGTGCGCTCTGGTCGGAATACCCCGAATGCCTGATGCAAACCCACCTGTCCGAGCAGGTGGACGAGGTCGCCTGGGTCAAATCCCTCTACCCTGAGGCGCGCGATTATCTCGACACCTACGAATCGCACGGCCTTTTGGGGGCGCGCGGGCTTTATGGCCACGCCATCCACCTTGAGACGCGCGAGCGCGACCGCCTGCGCGAGATGGGCGCAGCCCTCATCCATTGCCCCACCTCCAACACCTTTATCGGATCGGGCTGCTTCAATCTTGCCGCGCGTGTGGCCGAAGGGCAGCGTGTGGGCCTTGCCACCGACACCGGCGGGGGCTCGTCCTTTTCCATGCTGCGCACCATGGCCGCCGCCTATGAAATCGGGCAATTGACCGGCACAGCACTGCACCCGGCACAGCTTCTCTGGCTCGCCACCGCAGGTTCGGCAAAGGCGCTGCACATGGGCGCGCATATCGGCACTATCGCACCGGGAATGGAGGCCGATCTGGTTGCCCTCGATCTCGCCTCAACCCCCGCCATCGCGCAACGCAGCGCGCAAGCAAACGACATCTGGGAGGCGCTCTTTCCCACGATCATGATGGGCGACGACCGCGCCATTGCCGGCGTTTGGGTGGCGGGCAAGGCGGTGCGTATCTGA
- the mgtE gene encoding magnesium transporter, producing MAEHEDDLAPEVEQDEDDTPLTRSLIARIMYAVETQDREMLWAEMEPLHAADIADLLEQSNAYDRRRLIALYGQEFDGDILSELDESIREEVINLLTPQVLADAVRELDSDDVVDLVEDLEDQQQEAILSVLEDSDRAAVEQSLTYPEYSAGRLMQREVVMAPEHWTVGDAIDFMRHAKELPEQFYHIVLVDPRLHPVGNVTLGRIMASRRDVPLKDIVEETFHTIPVTRYDGDVAYMFNQYHLISAPVVDEDGRLVGVITIDDAMAVLDEEHEEDIMRLAGVGEGGINDSVIETSKQRVPWLAVNLGTAILASLVIAQFELAIAQLVALAVLMPIVASMGGNAGTQSLTVAVRALATKDLTGANVWRVLRRETLVGLINGLIFALVMGAVGVVWFGGPELGYVIGAAMVINLVVAGLAGAAIPVIMDRMGVDPALGSGTFVTTVTDVVGFFAFLGLATVFLI from the coding sequence ATGGCAGAACACGAAGACGATCTGGCCCCCGAGGTGGAACAGGACGAGGATGATACGCCGCTCACGCGGTCCTTGATTGCGCGGATCATGTACGCGGTCGAGACGCAGGACCGTGAAATGCTCTGGGCCGAGATGGAGCCGCTTCATGCGGCTGACATCGCCGACCTTCTGGAACAGAGCAACGCCTATGACCGACGGCGCTTGATCGCGCTTTACGGGCAGGAGTTCGACGGCGATATTCTGTCGGAACTCGACGAATCGATCCGCGAAGAGGTGATCAACCTTCTCACGCCGCAGGTTCTGGCCGACGCGGTGCGCGAGCTTGATTCCGATGATGTGGTCGATCTGGTCGAGGATCTGGAGGATCAGCAGCAAGAAGCGATCCTGAGCGTTCTGGAAGACAGCGACCGTGCGGCGGTCGAACAATCGCTGACCTATCCGGAATATTCCGCTGGCCGTCTGATGCAGCGCGAAGTGGTGATGGCCCCCGAGCATTGGACCGTCGGCGACGCGATTGATTTCATGCGCCATGCCAAGGAATTGCCAGAGCAGTTCTATCACATCGTGCTGGTCGATCCGCGGCTGCACCCGGTGGGCAATGTCACGCTGGGGCGGATCATGGCCTCGCGTCGGGATGTGCCGCTGAAAGACATTGTGGAGGAGACATTCCACACTATTCCGGTCACGCGCTATGACGGCGATGTGGCCTATATGTTTAACCAGTATCACCTGATTTCGGCCCCCGTCGTGGATGAGGATGGACGTCTGGTCGGGGTGATCACCATCGACGACGCGATGGCGGTGCTGGATGAAGAGCACGAAGAAGACATCATGCGTCTGGCCGGTGTGGGCGAGGGCGGGATCAACGATTCCGTGATCGAGACCTCCAAGCAGCGGGTGCCGTGGCTTGCCGTCAATCTGGGCACGGCGATTCTGGCCTCGTTGGTGATTGCACAGTTCGAATTGGCGATTGCGCAACTGGTGGCGCTGGCCGTCCTGATGCCGATTGTCGCCTCGATGGGGGGCAATGCGGGCACACAAAGCCTGACGGTGGCAGTGCGCGCCTTGGCGACCAAAGACCTGACCGGCGCGAATGTCTGGCGGGTGCTGCGGCGCGAAACGCTGGTAGGGTTGATCAATGGGTTGATTTTCGCGCTGGTGATGGGCGCGGTTGGGGTGGTCTGGTTTGGCGGGCCGGAATTGGGCTATGTGATCGGTGCCGCGATGGTGATCAATCTTGTCGTTGCCGGGTTGGCAGGGGCGGCCATACCGGTGATCATGGACCGGATGGGCGTTGATCCGGCGCTGGGTTCGGGCACCTTTGTCACCACGGTGACGGATGTGGTGGGTTTTTTCGCGTTTCTGGGGCTGGCGACGGTGTTTCTGATATGA
- a CDS encoding 5-formyltetrahydrofolate cyclo-ligase, which yields MTDLTEVKAAARKTAFERRAEAHRARMPGTAALLSGVLAGYRGVPLAGYMPIRSEIDPLTAMEEAAAHGPVGVPVIRGAGLPLDFSRWGPGCALREGPFGAMVPEVDDFFEPEILIVPLVAFDRRGGRLGYGGGFYDRTLEMLRARRGTLAIGFAYGAQEAAELPLEPTDQPLDMVVTEVEVISFGTRGQSGR from the coding sequence ATGACCGATTTGACAGAGGTAAAGGCCGCAGCGCGCAAGACCGCGTTTGAGCGGCGCGCCGAGGCGCATCGCGCCCGGATGCCGGGGACGGCGGCGCTTTTGTCGGGGGTATTGGCGGGGTATCGGGGCGTGCCGCTGGCAGGCTATATGCCGATCCGGTCCGAGATTGATCCGCTGACCGCGATGGAAGAGGCGGCAGCGCATGGGCCGGTTGGCGTGCCTGTCATTCGCGGCGCTGGTCTGCCGCTTGATTTTTCGCGCTGGGGGCCGGGATGCGCGCTGCGCGAGGGGCCGTTTGGCGCGATGGTGCCCGAGGTGGACGATTTTTTCGAGCCAGAAATATTGATTGTGCCTTTGGTGGCCTTTGATCGCCGGGGCGGGCGGCTGGGTTATGGCGGCGGATTTTATGACCGCACGCTCGAGATGCTGCGTGCCCGGCGCGGGACATTGGCCATCGGCTTTGCCTATGGTGCGCAAGAGGCGGCGGAACTGCCGCTTGAACCCACGGATCAGCCGCTTGATATGGTCGTGACCGAGGTGGAGGTGATCAGCTTTGGCACGCGCGGTCAGAGTGGGAGATAA
- the glp gene encoding gephyrin-like molybdotransferase Glp: MITVDAALAHLFSLVQPLDIEEVPLAQAAGRILARDVAARRDQPPFAASAMDGYAVCGADAAPGTTLTVIGEAAAGHAYAGSVSSGQAVRIFTGAPIPTGASRVIIQEDVTRDADQITLGQNLDRKDHIRPLGCDFRKGQTITAPRRLRPADIALLASMNIAAVPVRRKPQVALMSTGDELVMPGEAPGPDQIIASNTFGLKAMLDAMGAEARILPIARDTVASLTACFALTRGADLIITIGGASVGDHDLVGRVAGDLGMDRAFYKVAMRPGKPLMAGRLNGAAMVGLPGNPVSAMVCGHVFIAPMINAMLGLGTAPAPRLRAPLAIALPANGPREHYMRAALTPEGIHPEDKQDSSLLTILANAQALMVRPVSDPARAAGEMMDYLPL, from the coding sequence ATGATCACTGTTGACGCGGCCCTCGCGCATCTCTTCAGCCTTGTTCAACCGCTCGACATCGAAGAGGTGCCGCTCGCGCAGGCCGCAGGCCGCATCCTTGCCCGCGATGTGGCCGCGCGGCGCGATCAGCCGCCCTTCGCCGCCTCTGCCATGGACGGCTACGCGGTCTGCGGCGCTGATGCGGCCCCCGGCACCACCCTCACCGTGATCGGCGAGGCCGCGGCAGGCCATGCCTACGCCGGGTCCGTGTCGTCCGGCCAAGCGGTGCGCATCTTTACCGGCGCGCCCATTCCAACAGGGGCTTCCCGCGTGATAATCCAAGAGGATGTGACCCGCGACGCCGACCAGATCACCCTTGGCCAAAATCTTGACCGCAAGGATCATATTCGCCCCTTGGGCTGCGATTTCCGCAAGGGTCAGACCATCACCGCCCCCCGCCGCCTGCGCCCCGCTGACATTGCACTTCTCGCCTCGATGAACATCGCCGCCGTGCCGGTGCGCCGCAAACCACAGGTGGCGCTGATGTCCACCGGCGACGAATTGGTCATGCCCGGAGAGGCCCCCGGCCCCGATCAGATCATCGCGTCCAACACCTTTGGCCTTAAGGCGATGCTCGACGCGATGGGGGCAGAGGCGCGCATCCTGCCCATCGCCCGCGATACCGTGGCCTCGCTCACCGCATGTTTTGCCCTGACGCGAGGCGCTGATCTGATCATCACCATCGGCGGTGCCTCGGTCGGCGATCATGATCTCGTGGGGCGCGTGGCGGGCGATCTGGGCATGGACCGCGCCTTTTACAAGGTCGCTATGCGCCCCGGCAAACCCTTGATGGCCGGGCGTCTGAACGGCGCAGCCATGGTCGGCCTGCCCGGAAATCCGGTGTCGGCCATGGTCTGCGGTCATGTGTTCATCGCGCCCATGATCAATGCCATGCTGGGTTTGGGCACCGCCCCCGCGCCGCGTCTGCGCGCGCCCTTGGCGATTGCCCTGCCCGCCAACGGCCCGCGCGAGCATTACATGCGCGCGGCCCTCACGCCTGAGGGTATTCATCCCGAGGATAAACAGGACAGCTCACTCTTGACCATCCTCGCCAATGCCCAGGCGCTGATGGTGCGCCCGGTCAGCGATCCTGCGCGTGCAGCCGGGGAAATGATGGATTATCTCCCACTCTGA
- the moaC gene encoding cyclic pyranopterin monophosphate synthase MoaC: MSGLSHFDGQGHAHMVDVSDKDVTARVAVAESHIKMARETFDIIAEGRAKKGDVLAVARLAGIMAAKRTPDLIPLCHPLAITKVTVDLTLDPDLPGVRIAATVKTTGQTGVEMEALTAASVTALTVYDMTKAVDKAMEIGGLRVILKDGGKSGRYEAT; the protein is encoded by the coding sequence ATGTCCGGGCTCAGCCATTTCGACGGCCAAGGTCATGCCCATATGGTCGATGTTTCGGACAAGGATGTGACTGCGCGCGTGGCCGTGGCCGAAAGCCACATCAAGATGGCCCGCGAAACCTTTGATATCATTGCCGAAGGCCGCGCCAAGAAAGGCGATGTTCTGGCCGTCGCCCGCCTTGCCGGGATCATGGCCGCCAAGCGAACGCCCGACCTTATCCCGCTCTGCCACCCGCTTGCCATCACCAAAGTCACGGTGGACCTCACCCTTGACCCCGATCTTCCCGGCGTGCGCATCGCCGCAACGGTCAAGACCACAGGCCAGACCGGCGTCGAGATGGAGGCGCTGACTGCCGCCTCGGTCACCGCTCTCACGGTCTATGACATGACCAAGGCGGTGGATAAGGCGATGGAAATCGGCGGCCTTCGCGTGATCCTAAAAGATGGTGGAAAATCAGGACGGTATGAGGCGACATGA
- the trpC gene encoding indole-3-glycerol phosphate synthase TrpC has product MTTPTILDKIKAYKLEEIAAAKAAHPLAEIETLAHEAPHVRPFSDALLKATKTGYGLIAEIKKASPSKGLIRADFDPAALAQAYATGGATCLSVLTDTPSFQGAPDYLEQARNACDLPVLRKDFMYDPYQVAEARAWGADCILIIMASVSDAQALELEEAATHWGMDALIEVHNRAELDRANHLKSRMIGINNRDLNTFETTLDTTRQLSKFVPPERMIVCESGLATPEDLADMARYGARTFLIGETLMRAEDVAQATRNLLANPLTPGGF; this is encoded by the coding sequence ATGACAACGCCGACCATTCTGGACAAGATCAAAGCCTATAAACTCGAAGAAATTGCCGCAGCCAAGGCCGCGCACCCCTTGGCCGAGATCGAGACGCTGGCCCATGAGGCTCCGCACGTCCGCCCCTTCTCGGATGCGCTGCTCAAGGCCACCAAAACCGGCTATGGCCTCATTGCCGAAATCAAAAAGGCCAGCCCCTCCAAGGGCTTGATCCGTGCCGATTTCGACCCCGCCGCGCTGGCGCAGGCCTATGCGACCGGCGGGGCCACCTGTCTTTCGGTGCTGACAGATACGCCCAGCTTTCAGGGCGCGCCGGACTACCTTGAACAGGCGCGCAATGCCTGCGACCTGCCCGTGCTGCGCAAGGATTTCATGTATGATCCCTATCAGGTGGCCGAAGCGCGCGCTTGGGGGGCCGATTGCATCCTGATCATCATGGCCAGTGTCTCGGATGCGCAAGCGCTCGAATTGGAAGAGGCCGCAACCCATTGGGGCATGGATGCGCTGATCGAGGTCCATAACCGCGCCGAACTCGACCGCGCCAACCATCTCAAATCCCGGATGATCGGCATCAACAACCGTGATCTCAACACTTTCGAGACCACGCTCGACACCACGCGGCAACTGTCCAAATTCGTGCCGCCCGAACGCATGATCGTCTGCGAAAGCGGCCTCGCCACGCCCGAGGATCTGGCCGACATGGCCCGTTACGGCGCGCGCACCTTCCTGATCGGCGAAACCCTGATGCGCGCCGAGGATGTGGCACAGGCCACGCGCAACTTGCTGGCCAATCCGCTGACACCGGGCGGATTCTGA
- the trpD gene encoding anthranilate phosphoribosyltransferase, with product MSEQLKPLIAAAVDRPLSRTEAETAFEILFEGEATPAQIGGFLMALRTRGETVNEYAAAAAVMRAKCNAVRAPEGAMDIVGTGGDGKGTLNISTATAFVVAGAGVPVAKHGNRNLSSKSGAADALTEMGIKVMVGVPVVERALTEVGIAFMMAPMHHPAMAHVGPVRTELGTRTIFNILGPLTNPAGVKRQLTGAFSRDLIRPMAETLGQLGSTRAWLVHGSDGTDEMTITGVSWVAALEDDGSIHETELHPEDFGLPVHPFEAILGGTPAENAAALRALLDGAPGAYRDAVLLNAAAALTVAGHASDLRVGVAQAAESIDSGAARAKIAALAKLTSETA from the coding sequence ATGAGCGAGCAGCTCAAACCGCTGATCGCTGCCGCTGTCGACCGCCCCCTCAGTCGCACAGAGGCCGAAACCGCCTTTGAGATCCTGTTCGAAGGCGAAGCGACACCTGCCCAGATCGGGGGCTTTCTCATGGCTTTGCGCACGCGCGGCGAGACGGTGAATGAATACGCCGCCGCCGCCGCCGTGATGCGCGCCAAATGCAACGCCGTGCGCGCGCCAGAGGGGGCCATGGACATCGTCGGCACCGGTGGTGATGGCAAGGGCACGCTCAATATCTCGACCGCGACGGCCTTTGTTGTGGCGGGCGCGGGCGTGCCCGTGGCCAAACATGGCAACCGCAACCTCTCCTCCAAATCCGGGGCGGCGGATGCGCTCACGGAAATGGGGATCAAGGTGATGGTCGGCGTGCCGGTGGTCGAACGCGCGCTGACGGAAGTGGGCATCGCGTTTATGATGGCCCCCATGCATCACCCGGCCATGGCACATGTCGGGCCGGTGCGCACCGAATTGGGCACCCGGACAATTTTCAACATCCTTGGCCCCCTTACCAACCCCGCAGGCGTCAAGCGCCAACTCACCGGCGCGTTTTCCCGCGATCTTATCCGCCCCATGGCCGAAACCTTGGGCCAATTGGGTTCAACCCGCGCCTGGCTTGTGCATGGCTCGGACGGCACCGATGAGATGACCATCACCGGCGTGTCATGGGTCGCGGCCCTCGAAGACGACGGCAGCATCCACGAGACCGAATTGCATCCCGAGGATTTTGGCTTGCCCGTGCATCCATTCGAGGCCATTTTGGGGGGCACCCCTGCGGAAAACGCCGCCGCCCTGCGCGCGCTTCTTGATGGTGCGCCGGGCGCCTACCGAGATGCTGTGCTGCTCAACGCCGCCGCCGCCCTGACGGTTGCCGGACATGCCAGCGACCTGCGCGTCGGCGTGGCCCAAGCCGCAGAAAGCATCGACAGCGGCGCAGCCCGCGCAAAAATCGCTGCCCTTGCGAAACTGACATCGGAGACTGCATGA
- a CDS encoding anthranilate synthase component II, with the protein MIDNYDSFTYNLVHYVGELGAETRVVRNDALNVQEAMAMRPDGILLSPGPCDPDQAGICLPLTLAAAEAGIPLLGVCLGHQTIGQAFGGKVIRHSEIVHGKMGQILHEGKGVFAGLPSPFEATRYHSLVVERSSLPDCLEITAELADGTIMGLQHRDLPIQGVQFHPESIASQHGHALLKNFIDMMQVPA; encoded by the coding sequence TTGATCGATAACTACGACAGTTTCACCTATAATCTCGTCCATTACGTAGGCGAATTGGGTGCCGAAACCCGCGTTGTGCGGAATGATGCGCTCAATGTGCAAGAAGCGATGGCGATGCGCCCCGATGGCATCCTGCTTTCGCCCGGCCCCTGCGATCCGGATCAGGCGGGCATTTGCCTGCCGCTCACCCTTGCAGCCGCCGAGGCGGGTATTCCGCTTTTGGGCGTCTGCCTTGGGCATCAGACCATCGGTCAGGCCTTTGGCGGCAAGGTTATCCGCCATTCCGAAATCGTACATGGCAAGATGGGCCAGATCCTTCATGAGGGCAAAGGCGTCTTTGCTGGCCTGCCCTCTCCCTTTGAGGCGACGCGCTATCACTCGCTTGTGGTCGAACGCTCCAGCCTGCCCGACTGCCTTGAAATCACCGCAGAACTGGCAGACGGCACCATCATGGGCCTGCAACACCGCGACTTGCCCATTCAGGGCGTGCAATTTCACCCCGAATCCATCGCATCGCAACACGGTCACGCGCTGCTCAAGAATTTCATCGACATGATGCAGGTTCCGGCATGA
- a CDS encoding divergent polysaccharide deacteylase family protein: MTGTLVSGLALGTLSVLSGAPGTVRPEAVSLEVPAGSGFDLRREDAEAALPETQAAPETAGVSQAAPPAPDDSAGIGAVETAPAAVPETGEAAALAEAPEVAADSGGVAVESDEPVLPSPLVPAPVVPNSEGAVAVSTDPAQPPAPPPSEESAGLSAPEAGQSESIFPSEEPAPVLIPDATDGEGVADLSPEAEAQAEVAPVPEADAETVAKTLPALGTIGNRAEGVTTNRLPSLGDPAPEVAEAIAEPEAAEGALVRNRVAFDNPEGKPLMAIILMDDGQSPIGIEALQSFPYPLNFAVDVTWSGAADAAERYRAAGFEVLAMADLPEGARPEDAEVAMQAWFTQVPQAVAVLEGAGAGLQSSREATAQLAPILKESGHGLVMHPNGLNTAQKLIAREGVPSASLFRDFDGQGQNAAAIRRFLDQAAMRADQQEDGVIMLGRLRADTISALLLWGLADRAASVALAPVSAVLRAE, translated from the coding sequence ATGACGGGAACGCTGGTGTCGGGGCTGGCGTTGGGCACACTGTCTGTGCTGAGCGGGGCACCGGGTACGGTGCGGCCCGAAGCGGTGAGTTTGGAGGTGCCTGCGGGATCGGGGTTCGATCTGCGGCGCGAGGATGCAGAGGCGGCCTTGCCCGAGACGCAGGCCGCGCCCGAGACGGCAGGAGTGTCGCAGGCCGCACCGCCTGCGCCCGATGACAGCGCTGGCATCGGTGCAGTCGAGACTGCGCCGGCAGCGGTGCCGGAAACGGGGGAGGCGGCCGCCTTGGCTGAGGCCCCCGAAGTGGCGGCCGATAGTGGCGGTGTGGCGGTCGAGAGCGACGAGCCGGTTCTGCCCAGCCCGCTAGTGCCAGCGCCTGTGGTGCCGAACAGCGAGGGCGCGGTGGCGGTTTCGACCGATCCCGCGCAGCCGCCCGCACCCCCTCCAAGCGAGGAGAGTGCTGGGTTGAGCGCGCCAGAGGCGGGGCAGAGCGAGTCTATTTTTCCATCCGAGGAGCCTGCGCCGGTGCTGATCCCTGACGCCACGGATGGCGAGGGCGTGGCGGATCTGTCGCCGGAAGCCGAGGCACAGGCAGAAGTGGCCCCTGTGCCGGAAGCGGACGCGGAGACTGTGGCCAAGACCCTGCCTGCGCTGGGCACGATCGGCAACCGGGCCGAAGGGGTGACAACCAACCGCCTGCCCAGCCTTGGCGATCCTGCGCCCGAGGTTGCCGAGGCCATCGCAGAGCCTGAGGCGGCGGAGGGTGCCTTGGTGCGCAATCGGGTGGCGTTCGACAATCCCGAGGGCAAGCCGCTGATGGCGATCATTCTGATGGATGACGGGCAGAGCCCGATTGGGATCGAGGCGCTTCAGAGTTTTCCCTATCCGCTGAATTTCGCGGTCGATGTGACCTGGTCCGGGGCGGCGGACGCGGCAGAACGCTACCGCGCCGCCGGATTCGAGGTTTTGGCCATGGCCGATTTGCCCGAAGGGGCGCGGCCCGAGGATGCCGAAGTGGCGATGCAGGCCTGGTTTACGCAGGTGCCGCAGGCGGTGGCGGTTTTGGAAGGGGCAGGCGCGGGCCTGCAATCGAGCCGCGAAGCCACGGCGCAATTGGCCCCGATTCTGAAAGAGAGCGGGCATGGGCTGGTGATGCATCCCAACGGGCTGAACACGGCGCAAAAGCTGATCGCGCGCGAGGGCGTGCCCTCGGCCAGCCTGTTTCGGGATTTTGACGGGCAGGGACAGAATGCTGCCGCCATCCGGCGGTTTCTGGATCAGGCCGCGATGCGGGCGGATCAGCAGGAGGATGGCGTGATTATGCTGGGCCGGTTGCGGGCGGATACGATCAGCGCCCTGCTCCTCTGGGGCTTGGCAGACCGGGCCGCAAGCGTGGCCTTGGCGCCTGTGTCGGCGGTGCTTCGGGCGGAATGA